The window AGCACGAAGATGCCGTCGCGCAAACCCGCGAGCTGCATGGCGCCGAAGATCTGTACCTCTTCGCCGCGCATCACGTCGGGCACGGCAGGCAAGCCTGCGCAGGTGTGCTCGCAGCTCAGGCCCGGCACCATGGCGATGCGCCAGCCCCTGGGCGGCGCCGCGATCCAGGCGAGTTGGTCCGCGACCTCGGCGAAGCCGGCCGGGCAGGCGCAGTAGGGCGCTTCCATCCAGCCCTGGCGGCTGCCGGCCATGCCCGAGACCAGGCACAGGCCGCTGCTGCGCGCCAGCCAGTCGCCGAAACATGCCTCGAACACCGCCGGGAACTCACCTGGCGCCACCGTCATGATGCCGCGGGAGAACGGCCTTTCCTCGATGACCGCGCCGTCGGCATCGAGCAGCGCACCGCGCAGCGAAGACGTGCCCCAGTCGACCGCGACCAGCGATGCCGACGCGCTCACAGCATGGCCTCGACCTCGGCCTGGCGTGGCAGCGGTGCCACGGCGCCGAAGCCTTGCACGGCGATGGCTGCGGCCGCATTGGCATAACGCGCGGCCTGCACGACCGGCGTGCCCTTGGCCAGTTGCGCGAGCAGGTTGCCGCAGAAGCAGTCGCCGGCGCCGGTGGCATCGACCAGCTGGACCTTGTGGCCCGGAATGCGTTCGCGCTTGTTCGCCGCGCCGATGCCCTGGCTGATCAGCGCGCCTTCGGGGCCGAGCTTGAGCACCACGGTGGGTGCGCCGAGCGAATGGCCCCAGTCGGCCACCTCGTCCGGGTCGCTGATGCCCACCAGCGCCGTCACGTCCTCCAGGCTGGGAAGGAACACGTCGCACAGCGACACGGCCAGGGCCATGCAGGCGCGCGCGCGGTCCAGCGGCCACAGCTTGAGGCGCAGGTTGGAGTCGAACGAAACCAGCGTGCCGGCTTCGCGCGCGACCCGCATGGCGGCGAAGGCGGTGTCGCAGGCGTTCGGTGAAATCGCCAGCGAGATGCCCGACAGATGCAGCACGCGCGCGGCGGCAATGGTGTCGGCCACGCCGGCCTGCAGCCACTGCGGTGTCATGCGGCTGGCGGCCGAGCCGGCACGCAGGTAGCTGAATTCGTGACCGTTCTGGCCGTGGGTCACGAAATAGATGCCGGTCGGATGGGCCGCGTCGCGTTCGACCAGCGCCGTGCTCACGTTTTCACCGGCCCACAGGTCGATGAGCGCATTGCCGAAGGTGTCGGCGCCCACACGCGTCAGATAAGCGGTCTTCACGCCGGCCCGCGCTGCGGCAATGACGGCGTTGCTGGTGTCGCCGCCGAAGCCCTGCAGGTACTGCGGCTGGCCGGGATGCGTCTGGTTGAATTCGACCATCGCCTCACCGAGGGCGACGACGTCAATTGTTTTGTTCATGGACGGAAAAGGTGTTGGAGCGTGGATGGAACAACCGGAATGCTATTACACC of the Rhodoferax koreense genome contains:
- a CDS encoding sugar kinase, which encodes MNKTIDVVALGEAMVEFNQTHPGQPQYLQGFGGDTSNAVIAAARAGVKTAYLTRVGADTFGNALIDLWAGENVSTALVERDAAHPTGIYFVTHGQNGHEFSYLRAGSAASRMTPQWLQAGVADTIAAARVLHLSGISLAISPNACDTAFAAMRVAREAGTLVSFDSNLRLKLWPLDRARACMALAVSLCDVFLPSLEDVTALVGISDPDEVADWGHSLGAPTVVLKLGPEGALISQGIGAANKRERIPGHKVQLVDATGAGDCFCGNLLAQLAKGTPVVQAARYANAAAAIAVQGFGAVAPLPRQAEVEAML